The Deltaproteobacteria bacterium genome includes the window AGCGGCCTGTCAGGCCCCGGCGCCTGAACCCCCGTATTTCAAGACGGCTGTCAGGCATCATCATGAAATGCCTCAGGAAAAAACCCCACCGGCGTTTTAGCACCATGGATGATCTGGCGTCCGCCCTTCAGCGCACCCTTCCGAGGAGGGCCCCCGATACCGCCAGGGTTCTGGCCAGGCTTGTTGCCGGGATCCAGCGGGAGGGAGAGGCCGACGCCACTATTCCCATGTCGCTCGCAAAAGCCGCCACTTTGTCCGGAAGACGTATCTTCGTACCCGCGGTGGTCACAATCGTGCTGGCCGCGGTGTTTCTTCTGACGGTACTGTCCGGTTCCATCAAGGAACCGACACATCCCGACGGCAGCGGAGGCCTGGGGATGATTCCCCTCACGGTTGTGGCCTACCCATGGGCCGAGGTAACAGTGGACGGCAATACTCTCGGCTACACTCCATCGGCCATACCGTATCAGGTTTCCCCGGGACATCACACTCTGGTCCTGACAAACACCAGGTTTGGTTCGCGAACCTTCGAACTCGACGTTACCCGGGGAAAACCCGTCAGCATCAGGGTTGATTTTCTGGAGGACGAAAGATGACGGCATCCAGGCAGTTCATCAGATCGCTGCCATTCACTCTGGGAGTCATGCTCATTATCTCCGCCTTTCCGTCGAGCCTGTACGCCGCATCCATCCAACATACAATTGCAAAAGGGGAATCGCTGGCTGGGATAGCCCTGGAATTTTACGGAAACAGGTCAAATTTCCGGGAGATCGCGCTGTTTAACCGGATCGAAAATCCCGCTCTGGTCCGGCCGACCATGAAGATCCGGCTGCCTTTCTCTGAGCTGGTCACCATGCGGGAAGGGGAGAGCATCAGCATGCTGGCAAAAAAAGAGTGGGGAAACCCCAAGCTCTTCCCCATCCTCGCGGCCGCCAACGGCATTCGCAATCCCCAATCCGTTCCAGTCGGGACAAGGCTTAGAATCCCGGTTATGGTCCCGTACACATTGGGTGGAGGGGAGAGCCTTTCCACGGTCGCAAGGGACTTTTACGGAAACCCGAAGGCCTATACCAGCATCGCGTTGGCAAGCGGCATTTCCCACCCTGACCGGGTTCCAGTCGGCACAGCCCTGAGGATACCGCTGATCCTGATAAGATCCTCAGCCGGCGGCGGCGCTAAGGCAGTCGGCGTGCGGCCAGGGAAAAGGACGTTTTCGGGGCTAAAAGAAGCTCAAGGTGCCTATAGAAGGGGAGAGTTTGAGAAGGCCAGAGACCTGATCGAGAGGAGGCTTTCCGTACTCAGGGGAAAAGATCGGGCAAAAGCCCTTCGACTGCTGGCCTCATGCTATTATGCATTTGGGGAAAGGGAGAAGGTTATCAGGACGTTGAAAGAATCGTATGCCCTTGATCCGGGATTCGTACCCGACCCGGCCATGGTAAACCCGGACATGATAACCCTCTACGTGAAGGCTAAAGGGTTGCCCAACCGATAATAATTATTCATTGCACCTGTTTTCGATTCGTCTCGTGTTGTATACGGCCCTGCCTTCGGCAACGATTGTGTCCCTGTCATCGGCGGAATACACCACAGAGTGGACAACACTGACACGGTTACCCATGCGAACCACTTTTGATTCCACGCAGATATCGCAATCCGGACCAGGCCTCAGAAAATCGGTCCTCATGTCAACAGTGGAGATGAGGTCCCGGAGCTCGAACAGGGACCACACCGCAAGGCCGCCGCAGGCATCGATCACGGCGGAGAGAACCCCGCCGTGCAAAGCGGGCCTCCTGGTGTCACCGACCAGCTCATCCCTGAAGGGAACCCTGACCCTGGCAAACCCTTCCCCGCATTCTTCGACCTCAATGCCCAGCAGCTTGTTGAATGGTACATCTTCCTCCATGAAATGCACCAGTTCGCCGCAGTCCTTCGCCATCAAAATCTCCTTTTATTCAGCATTGTGCCTGCCAAAATTTTACAATTCGGGGTCTGGGATCCGGGGGCTAGATGTTTTTCACGTTCCAAAGCCAACTCACCACAGCGTGACCACTTCCAGGTCACACCACAGGGTTGTTACACAGAGTAAAACTAAGGGTCAGTAGTTTTTTGTTCAGATTATACTCTGTAAAACCCTCATTTAAAATCCTGTGGAGCAGCCTGCGAGGGGCTGCACTGTGGTAAAATAAGGGGGTATGGGGTCTCCTCCGGCTGTTTTATCCTCGGATCATTACCAGCAGCATCTTGAAGCGTTTGGGCGCATTGATCGAGTGTGGTATATCGGCGGGCATGAGGACCGTCTGTCCGGCGGTGGTCAGCACGGGTTCCCCTCCGATATTCACCTCCGCCGTGCCGTCGAGAACCTGCACGATGGCGTCGAACGGAGCCGAGTGCTCGCTTAATCCCTGCCCTTTATCGAAGGCAAAAAGGGTCACAGTCCCCACCTTGCTCTGGACAAGGGCCCTGCTCACGATGGAACCATCTGAATATTCCACCATCTTTTCAAGATCGACGGCCTTCCCTGGAGGAAGCCCCCCCGTATCGGATCCCTTTTTAATCTGCGTCATGGTCTCTCTCCTGAATTGGTTGTTTTTGATGGACCGGTTTAAATTATAGAAAAGACCGTTCAGTCGTCGAAATCCCCACCCGGTCCCTTGTCGGTGTTGATCTCCCCGGCCCTCTTGACAATAAGTTTTTCCGTCCACTGGCCCGGATCCTCGATCCTCCCCGATTTGGGTCCCAGGTCGAAGGAGTCGGCCTGAAGGATGGACTGGACCGCCAAGGGGGCCGTGTCGCTGGCGTTAAAGACATCCGTGAGAAGGCGGTATACAAAATCCTCCACAGCCTGAACACTCCTCTCCCTGATTGCCGCCGGTTGACTCAACAGACGGTTCTCGAAAGGACGGTTGAGCTTCTTGTAGTTGCCGCCTTTCAGCCCGTTTTTCCCGGCGTATGCCACCATCTTCGCCCACAGATCATCGGAAACTCCATCCCCGGAGACCTTTGCAAATTCACCGTCATCGTTTAAAAACGCATTCCCGTAATCGTTGACCCGAACGCCCCAGCTTATCATCTGCAGGGCTGTGGCCACGTTGGCCTTGGTAGTGACCGTCTCCCTGGCGATTTTCCGAAGCCTCTCACTGCTGTTCCCCGATGTACCATGCTGGGCACCGGAAACCCTGTAGGGCTTCAGGGCGGCGTGGATCCGGGCGGTTAGGTCCACTTGAATGCCGGCATCGCTCTGTTCAATCCCGTGGGTTGTTCCGTTGTTCAGGGCGATCCAGTCCGGGAATATGCCGTGGGCGTTGAGGCCTTTGATCAGGAAAAGGGCCTCGGCCACGGTGGAGAGCCCCTCCTTGCCCTTGATCTCACCCACCTCCGTTTCCAGGCCGGCCCACCCGGGGACATAACCCGCAAGTTCAATGCTGGCCAGGAGATTTCTGTCGTCGGGAAGGTGCGAGGCGTCGATGGCGATGGAAGTGATCCCCGCGTCGAACATGGTGGGGATCTCCACCCTGGCCGTCTCGACATCGGCATCGTCCTTGATTCCGTAATGGTCCGCGTGGATGGCGATCGGTACGGTGATGCCCATCTCGTTGGCCAGAGAATCGACCAACCGGGCCAGGTTCCAGAAGTTTACGTCACAGTAGGCGTCGGCGCCGCCCTCGGATTTGGCGATTTCCATGATGATGGCAGCGTTGGCTCTCTGGGCGGCACGCATGGCCCCCCGGATTACGAACTGGTTCCTGCCGTTGGCCGCGATGGTCATAGCCTGGCCCTTGGCGATCATGGCCCGGTCAATAGCCTTGCCGCTTACGATGAGCGCCCTGGAATTGGGAAACAGTTTGACTATATTAGGCGGACGCCCGATCTCCAGGGCCTTTTCGAAATCCTTCTTAGAGACGGTTGACATGCTTGACCTCCTTCCACAATAAACAACACCTTCCACTCGAATCGTTTTCGGGCGGGCTGACCCCTTTCCCACATTTTCAGATTACACGCTCATATGGGGGGAAATCAAGGGCCGCGCAAATCGAAGATTTGTGAGGAAAGCGAAAAGTGGTTAACTTTCCCTTGCGATCCTCCAGCAGTTGTGCACCCCCGGGTTTCTGGCGAAGTCCCTGGGGATTGTCCGGGCGGTAATGTCCTCGACAATGAGGCCGGAAAGGGAAGCCAAGTCCATTTCAAAACCCCGGCGATTATTGGAAAAGATGAGTATACCGCTCCCGGACAGGAGCTTCGCCGTCCCTGTTATAAGACCGACATGGTCCCTCTGGACGTCGAAGGTGCCTTCCATCCCCTTGGAGGCCGAAAAAGTGGGTGGGTCGAGGAAGATCAGATCGTAGCGGGCTTTCGCAGCCTCGATCCATTTCATGCAGTCAGCCTTGATGAAACGGTGGTTTTTCCCCTTCAGGCCGTTCAATGCCATGTTTTTCCGGGCCCAATCGGTATAGGTGTTGGACATGTCCACAGAGGTGGTAAAGGAAGCGCCGCCTGCGGCGGCGTGGACGGTGGCCGCACCTGTGTAGGCAAAAAGGTTCAAAAAGTTTTTCCCCCGGGCCATCTCCCCGACCATCTTCCGCGTCAGTCGATGGTCCAGGAAAAGCCCCGTGTCGAGGTAGTCCTCCAGGTTGACGAGAAACTTCAGCCCCCCTTCGGTCACCTCGTGGAAACGACCTGATTCGTGCAGCTTTTCATACTGGCTCCGGCCCCTTTGGCGCTCCCTGACTTTAAGAAAAATCTTTTCCGCGGGGATCTTCAGCACCTCCGGGATGATCGACATCACCTGCCGGAGCCGGGCCTCGGCACCTGCCGCCTCTACAGTGGCCGGCGCCCGGTACTCCTGGACGTGAACCAGATCACCATAAACGTCCACTGCGACATTGTACTCCGGAATATCCGCTCCGTAGAGACGGTAGCAGGTAATCCCTTCCTCCTCCGCCCACTTGCCGATGGTACGAATATTTTTACGAAGGCGGTTGGCAAACATCCCGCCGCCGGCTTCGCGGGATGCGGGGGTACCCGGCGTCTTGGGCCACCCACCGGCCGTCAGTGTCTCCTTGAAAAAACGGCTTTTCTTTATGGTAAAGTGGATGAGCTTGCACTTGATGGCGCCATTATACAGGGTGTGGGTCCTGACGGCTCTTATTCCCATCTCTTTGCCCAGGTCGGGGTTGCCTGTAAAAATGGATGCGTTCCAACCCTCAAAATTTTCCCTGAGTGTTTTCCCCAGCCTTTGATAAAGCCCTTTTAATTTATCAACTTCGCCCTGCCTTTCCCCGTAGGGCGGGTTGACCGCCACAAGGCCAAAATTTCCTTCCCCTGGAGAACGGAGCGAGCCTATATCCTGGCTCTGAAAAGTTATTTTCCCATCAAGCCCCGCCCGCTTCAGGTTTTCCCGGGCTGATTTCAGGATTCTGCCGTCCACGTCATACCCCGTGATTACCGGCAAATGGATAAACCCGTCCTTTCTCCGGTAGCGGGCCTCCACCTGTAAATGTGTCCAGACCCTGGGGTCGAACCCCTTCCAGCCCATGAACCCGAAGTAGGGGCGTAAAAGTCCCGGGGCGATGTCCGCGGCCATGAGGGCCGCCTCGATGGGCAGGGTTCCGGCACCGCACATCGGGTCAATAAACGGTCGTCCTTCGGCAGCCATCCCGGGCCAACCGGCCCTGGCGAGAATGGCGGCGGCCAGGTTCTCCTTCAGGGGGGCGATCCCCTTATCCTGACGGTATCCGCGCTTATGGAGACTCTCTCCGGAAAGATCGAGGCTGATGGTTGCCTGGTTCCTGTGGATGCGGGCATTTATGCGCACATCGGGATTTTTGACCTGTACGGACGGACGCCGGCCAACCTGGTCCCGGAAGCGGTCAACCACGGCGTCCTTGATCTTCAGGGCCGCGTACCGGGAGTGTGAAATTTCCGAACCGGAGACGGTCGTGTCTACGGCCAGGGTGTTGGCTGGGGAAAGGTGATCTTCCCAGGGGATGGACCGGACACCATCATAAAGCTCCTCGGGGGTCGCTGCCGGAAAAACAGCCAGGGGCATCAGGACACGATTGGCAAACCTCGACCACAGGCAGATCCGGAGGGCCGTCTCCACAACACCATCGCAGGACACCCCGGAGCGGGTCTCCTTTATGTTGGAGGCTTCCATGCCACGCAGTTCGCCGGCAAGAAGCGATTCGATACCCATGGGACATGTGATAAAAAAAGAATGCATGGGACAATATTAACCCATATCACCACACAGGACACGGAGAAAAACCTGAGATGGAAGATAAGCATGGCGACCGGGGATGCCCGCGGTGTTTAGAGCTATTCTTCTGTACGAAAGCGGTCGATTTCCTCTTTCAGGAGACCGGCCTGCTCGATCAGTTTTTCGACCATCGTATCGAGGTTCCGTACGGCAATGAGGCTGGTTCGGGTGATGCTCTTGATTTCCAGAACATTATTAACGACCATCTCACTGACCTTGGCCTCCTCCTTGATCGACTCCAGGATATCCTTTGCCATTACCATCGTATCTTCGCTGGATTTACCGATTCCGGAGATTCCTCTGGCCTGCTCGTTGGTTGCCATTGTCACAACCCTGGCAAGGTTGTTCATCTTTTCCACTGCCAGGATGATCTGTTCACTGCCCTGAGACTGTTCCCTGGTGGCATCAGCTATCTGCTGGAATTTTTCGGACATGCTGCCGGCCATCACCATGATCTGCCTTATGGAATCCGCCTGCTCCGCCGTCGTCAGGGCAATGGCCTTGGACGCCTCCGCCGCTTCCTGTGTGTTCTCACCGGCAATCTTCAGGGTCTCGCTTACCTCCCCGATAAGTCCGACCCCCTCTTCAACTCTCCTGGCCCCCATGTTCACGACTTCAACGGCTTTTTTCGATTCCTTCTGTGTGCTGGAGATCAGCGCGGTAATTTCCTTGGTTGACTCCGTTGTCTTGTCGGCCAGATCGCGTATTTCGTTGGCGACGACGGCAAAACTCTTTCCATGCTCTCCGGCCTGGGCCGCAATGATCGCAGCGTTCAAAGCCAGCAGGCCCGTTTGATCGTTGACCTCCTCAATAATTTCAACGATTTTTCCTATATCTTCGGTTTTCCTGGCCAGATTCTCAATTGCACCGGCCGCCGTGTCCACAACTTCCTTCGCCTCAACTATACCACTGACAGCTTTTTCAACCGATTTGACGCCCTCCAGAGCCACCGCCCCCGAGACCCTCTCAGAAAGTTCATGGGCCCTTTTCGCTCTCTGTTCGACCGCCTTAATGGACTGTTCCGTTTCGGTGATTGCGGAGGTGACCTCGGAAATACCCGCCGACAGTTTCTCCACGTTTTGGGCAACGCCACGAATGGAGGAATTCATCTGGTTGATTGATGATGATGTCTGCCCAACGGAAGTTGAAAGACTCTCGGCGCTTTCGGAAACCTCGTCGATGGACGCCCCAATTTTCAGAACGGACGCGGAATTTTCCTCGGCCGATTTTGACATTCCCTCAACACTCGCGGAGATGGCCTGCATGGTCCTGCTCATCTCTTCAATGGAGACGGAGGCATCATCAACCGCGCTGGTCTGTCTATCGGTTCCACTGGACAGTTTACTGGATACGTTGGATATCTCCCGCGTCCCGGCCTCCAGGTCCGCAAAAGTGTTGCGAACCCTGGTGACCATATCAATCAGACTGCCTTGCATCTGGTTGAACGTATCCGATAGCTGGCCGAACTCATCATTCGTGCCTACTTCCGCCTCCGCCAGCAGGTTTCCAGCCGCTATCTCTCTGGTTTTTCTGACAAGGGTAACCAACGGCCTGTTAACAAGGAAGACGACAAGGCCGTAAAGCAAAACCAGCAGGATGACCACGGTGACCGAGGCGCCCAACCAGATCATCCTTGTCAGCTCGGTGAACTTCTCCTCAATGACCCTGGTGGAGTAGTGAATGGTAACCTTCCCCAGGGTTTTACCGTCCTCAATGATGTTGAACACGTATTTCCTGTAGGGTCCTGCTTTCGGATCACCGGCCTGTTTCATTTCGGAGAGGTCATTTCCGAACTGAACAAGGCCGTAAACCATGTTCCCGTCCTGTTCAACATCCAGGATCAACATCCGCTCGATGGCCTGGTAATCGGAATAATGGAGGTTTTCCAACGCTTTATTCCCTATGGAGGCGGCCAGGGTCTGGGCATTGCCGTCAAACCATTTATACATCTCGGAACGCACGCTTTTAAGGGAACCGTAAGTAATCACGCCCCCTAAAAACATGCCTGTTCCGAAAAAAACCAGCATGAAAAGGGAAATTTTATGAACGATTCTCATTTTTTCTCACACACCCCTGAATGAAGACAGACGGGTCTTTGCGTAGTGAACCGACAAAAAAAGCCCCATTACCACGGGAATTCACAGACTGCAAGGCTCCCCCGTGGCCATGCGGCATCCATGTACAATACCGGATAACCCCTCGGGCAACCCTACTATACATCTGCAGAGCATGGCAACATGCAGATGGTAGTGGGAGGAAAAACACAGTAAGACCTCTCAGCTTTTCATGTTGACGAACTGAAGCGGTATTTCCAGCTCCTTGTCCTTAAGCATCCCTATGACATCCTGGAGGTCATCAATCTTTTTCCCGGTCACCCTCACCTGGTCGTCCTGAATGGCGGCCTGGACTTTAAGCTTCCGGTCCTTGATGAGCTTGACTATCTTTCTGGCAAGGTCCCTGTCGATGCCTTGCCGGATCTTGGCTTCGCACTTCAGGTGGCCCCCGGAGGTCCCCTCCGGTTCACCGACATCGAGACATTTCGGATCTATCTTCCGGCGGACCAGGTTCGAGACTATAATATCCTGGATCGCCTTCATCTTCATCCTGTCCTCAGCCACCATTTTGATGGTTCCGTCCCCCCGGTCAAGGTCCACCTCGGATGTACCCTGACGAAGATCATAACGTGTCAGAATCTCTTTTCTGGTATTGTTAATCACGTTATCCACTTCCTGCATGTCCACTTTGCTCACAATGTCGAACGACGGCATATCCCTTGACCTCCTCGTATTTTTCGGTTCACCCTGGAAATAAGTACCTGAATGAAGCCCAGATTGATGGAAAAGTTAATTTAACACAGGGTACACGGGGTTACATAGAGTTGCACAGGGTTTATTCAAAACAATTCTTTTGACCCTGGTTTACTCCGCGGTACCCGTCTTCGTCCTGCGTACTGCGCTGCGTCCAGGCTAGTACAGCGTGGTGCCGGCTTCCAAATACTCATTGAATCTCATTGAAAACCGTGTCCCTTTCTCTCCGTATACATCAAGGCTGCCGCCAAGCTGGTCGATGAGAAGCACCACCAGCTGCAGGCCCATGGATTTTGTCTTACGGACATCGAACCCGTCCGGGAGTCCTACGCCGTTGTCTGAAACAATCAACTCATACTCGCCGCCGGGAAGCACCCTGAACCCGATGCGTATCTCGCCTTTTCGTCCGTCTGGAAAGGCGTGCTTGAGGGAGTTGGATATCAGCTCGTTAATGATGAGGCCGCACGGGATGGCGGTATCCACCATCATCTCGATGTGTTCAGTTTCCAGGATCAGGTTAACCCGATCCTGTTTTTCCACGTATGATTCGAACAGGTTGGACGTCAGGTTCTGTATGTAGGCGGCGAGGTCCACATGAGTCAGGTCAGCGGCCTGGTAGAGCTCCTCATGGATGAGCGCCATGGTGCTGACCCTGTTCTGGCTCTCCCTGTAGACATTCCTCGCTCCGTCGTCAGTGACGTGATGCGCCTGAAGATTCAGGAGCCCTGAGATAACCTGAAGGTTGTTCTTTACGCGGTGGTGGATTTCCTTGAGAAGCAGCTCCTTTTCCTCCACCGACGCCCTCAGCCTGTCCTGTGCCGCTTTGAGTTCACTGATGTCCCGTGTGACGGAAAGGATGTGCGGCACCCCGCCCAGGTTGAAGGACTTGGCTGACATGAGGCCCGTTATTATCCGGCCGTTTTTCATGCGGAAGGGGGCCTCCAGGTTTTCGACCTTGCCGTTCTTCCTCAGGCCTTCGATAAGTTTTTCCCTGTCTTCGAGATCGGCCCAGATGTTTATTTCCAGGGAGGATTTCCCCAGAACATCCTCTCTGGAGTACCCGGAAATAGTCGTGAAACCCTCGTTGATGTCAATGTATACCCCATCTTCGAGTCTGTTGATGTTGATGGAATCCGGGCTGGTTCTGAACGCCGTCCTGAAACGTTCTTCCGACTCTTTCAAGGCATCCTCGGCAACCTTTCTCTCGGTGATATCACGGGTCACCCCAACCAGGCCGATGGC containing:
- a CDS encoding hotdog fold thioesterase, with translation MEEDVPFNKLLGIEVEECGEGFARVRVPFRDELVGDTRRPALHGGVLSAVIDACGGLAVWSLFELRDLISTVDMRTDFLRPGPDCDICVESKVVRMGNRVSVVHSVVYSADDRDTIVAEGRAVYNTRRIENRCNE
- a CDS encoding LysM peptidoglycan-binding domain-containing protein; the encoded protein is MTASRQFIRSLPFTLGVMLIISAFPSSLYAASIQHTIAKGESLAGIALEFYGNRSNFREIALFNRIENPALVRPTMKIRLPFSELVTMREGESISMLAKKEWGNPKLFPILAAANGIRNPQSVPVGTRLRIPVMVPYTLGGGESLSTVARDFYGNPKAYTSIALASGISHPDRVPVGTALRIPLILIRSSAGGGAKAVGVRPGKRTFSGLKEAQGAYRRGEFEKARDLIERRLSVLRGKDRAKALRLLASCYYAFGEREKVIRTLKESYALDPGFVPDPAMVNPDMITLYVKAKGLPNR
- a CDS encoding cupin domain-containing protein, with the translated sequence MTQIKKGSDTGGLPPGKAVDLEKMVEYSDGSIVSRALVQSKVGTVTLFAFDKGQGLSEHSAPFDAIVQVLDGTAEVNIGGEPVLTTAGQTVLMPADIPHSINAPKRFKMLLVMIRG
- the rlmKL gene encoding bifunctional 23S rRNA (guanine(2069)-N(7))-methyltransferase RlmK/23S rRNA (guanine(2445)-N(2))-methyltransferase RlmL, translating into MHSFFITCPMGIESLLAGELRGMEASNIKETRSGVSCDGVVETALRICLWSRFANRVLMPLAVFPAATPEELYDGVRSIPWEDHLSPANTLAVDTTVSGSEISHSRYAALKIKDAVVDRFRDQVGRRPSVQVKNPDVRINARIHRNQATISLDLSGESLHKRGYRQDKGIAPLKENLAAAILARAGWPGMAAEGRPFIDPMCGAGTLPIEAALMAADIAPGLLRPYFGFMGWKGFDPRVWTHLQVEARYRRKDGFIHLPVITGYDVDGRILKSARENLKRAGLDGKITFQSQDIGSLRSPGEGNFGLVAVNPPYGERQGEVDKLKGLYQRLGKTLRENFEGWNASIFTGNPDLGKEMGIRAVRTHTLYNGAIKCKLIHFTIKKSRFFKETLTAGGWPKTPGTPASREAGGGMFANRLRKNIRTIGKWAEEEGITCYRLYGADIPEYNVAVDVYGDLVHVQEYRAPATVEAAGAEARLRQVMSIIPEVLKIPAEKIFLKVRERQRGRSQYEKLHESGRFHEVTEGGLKFLVNLEDYLDTGLFLDHRLTRKMVGEMARGKNFLNLFAYTGAATVHAAAGGASFTTSVDMSNTYTDWARKNMALNGLKGKNHRFIKADCMKWIEAAKARYDLIFLDPPTFSASKGMEGTFDVQRDHVGLITGTAKLLSGSGILIFSNNRRGFEMDLASLSGLIVEDITARTIPRDFARNPGVHNCWRIARES
- a CDS encoding YajQ family cyclic di-GMP-binding protein; the protein is MPSFDIVSKVDMQEVDNVINNTRKEILTRYDLRQGTSEVDLDRGDGTIKMVAEDRMKMKAIQDIIVSNLVRRKIDPKCLDVGEPEGTSGGHLKCEAKIRQGIDRDLARKIVKLIKDRKLKVQAAIQDDQVRVTGKKIDDLQDVIGMLKDKELEIPLQFVNMKS
- a CDS encoding class II fructose-bisphosphate aldolase, encoding MSTVSKKDFEKALEIGRPPNIVKLFPNSRALIVSGKAIDRAMIAKGQAMTIAANGRNQFVIRGAMRAAQRANAAIIMEIAKSEGGADAYCDVNFWNLARLVDSLANEMGITVPIAIHADHYGIKDDADVETARVEIPTMFDAGITSIAIDASHLPDDRNLLASIELAGYVPGWAGLETEVGEIKGKEGLSTVAEALFLIKGLNAHGIFPDWIALNNGTTHGIEQSDAGIQVDLTARIHAALKPYRVSGAQHGTSGNSSERLRKIARETVTTKANVATALQMISWGVRVNDYGNAFLNDDGEFAKVSGDGVSDDLWAKMVAYAGKNGLKGGNYKKLNRPFENRLLSQPAAIRERSVQAVEDFVYRLLTDVFNASDTAPLAVQSILQADSFDLGPKSGRIEDPGQWTEKLIVKRAGEINTDKGPGGDFDD
- a CDS encoding HAMP domain-containing protein; translation: MRIVHKISLFMLVFFGTGMFLGGVITYGSLKSVRSEMYKWFDGNAQTLAASIGNKALENLHYSDYQAIERMLILDVEQDGNMVYGLVQFGNDLSEMKQAGDPKAGPYRKYVFNIIEDGKTLGKVTIHYSTRVIEEKFTELTRMIWLGASVTVVILLVLLYGLVVFLVNRPLVTLVRKTREIAAGNLLAEAEVGTNDEFGQLSDTFNQMQGSLIDMVTRVRNTFADLEAGTREISNVSSKLSSGTDRQTSAVDDASVSIEEMSRTMQAISASVEGMSKSAEENSASVLKIGASIDEVSESAESLSTSVGQTSSSINQMNSSIRGVAQNVEKLSAGISEVTSAITETEQSIKAVEQRAKRAHELSERVSGAVALEGVKSVEKAVSGIVEAKEVVDTAAGAIENLARKTEDIGKIVEIIEEVNDQTGLLALNAAIIAAQAGEHGKSFAVVANEIRDLADKTTESTKEITALISSTQKESKKAVEVVNMGARRVEEGVGLIGEVSETLKIAGENTQEAAEASKAIALTTAEQADSIRQIMVMAGSMSEKFQQIADATREQSQGSEQIILAVEKMNNLARVVTMATNEQARGISGIGKSSEDTMVMAKDILESIKEEAKVSEMVVNNVLEIKSITRTSLIAVRNLDTMVEKLIEQAGLLKEEIDRFRTEE